Part of the Corynebacterium efficiens YS-314 genome is shown below.
AGTTGCGGTGCCGTATTTTTTTACCCAGTTCGCTAACGTGGCGCGATTGATCCCAAGGTCAGTGGCGATGGTCTGAATCGAAGCCCCCGGGGAGTTCTCATACAAGGCGACGGCGTCGCGCTTGAACTCCTCTGTGTAGGTCTTGCTTGGCATGGTGGCAGATTACCTTTCTGTCCCAGAATGTTGGGATGTTAGGTGTCTACCAAACGGGGGTCAGGTCCTCAACCGTTTATCGAGATCGTCTCGCAAGATCACCTTAGGCACGGTGGATATGCGTGAGATCACCAGTCGGGAGCGGATCGCTGCCCACGATGGTCAGTAGCTAAAAGCACGGCCCTGTCCCTGATGCTGGCGGGTTTCCTGTTTTTGAGGGAGCCTGCCGGTACCACGGGATCAGAACGCAGTACCAGTGCTCCGGAATTGCAGTACCATTTCACCCCATTTGGCAGGTGCCAAATGGGGTTTTGGGGTACCGGGATTCCGGGGATCGTGGTACCCCATTCTGATCCAGTGGTACCGCAGGTAGAAATAAAGGTGGCGGCTACAGCACATCCGCTGATAGCCGTGACACGCCCCCTTACTTCCATGGAGGAACCATGGCTTCTACCCGGGACATCATCACCGCAGTCCTATTCGGTGATTCCTATACCACCATCAGCACCAGGCTGAAATGCTCGCGCAGAGACATCTCCGCAGCGCATAAGCTCATCGACGCCCATCAGATCACGCTGCACTCACTGAGCCAGATCACCGATGAGGAACTCGAGGAGTGGAAAAATCCCCTCCGTGGGCTGCCGCAAGAATCGAAGTACCTGGCACCAGACTTTGCCACCACCTTGCACCGGCTGAAAACCAATCCGCATCACACCCTCCTGCTGGACTGGCGCTACTACCTCGTCGAAGCAGGCAGTGCAGCTAAACAGCCCTATTCCTACTCGCATTACTGCCAGCGTTTCCATGCCTATGTCGACGCCCATGACCTCTACCGCACGCTGCATCACCAGCCAGGACGCACGATGCAGGTTGATTGGGCAGGCGATACCATCAAGATCACCGACCGGATCACCGGCCAGGCACGCAAGGTGCATTTCTTCACCGCGGTTTTGCCGTACTCATCGATGATGTATGTCCACCCCAGTTTCACCATGGATATCAAGGCCTGGCTGAATTGCCATATCGCTGCACTGCGCTACTTCGGCGGGGCCCCGTTTGTCCTGGTCCCTGACAATGACACCGCAGCGATCTACCGGCCGAAGAAAAACGACCCCGCCCGTGCCGTGAGTGCTGAGTATGAAGCATTGGCCAAGTTCTACAACACTGCCGTGATGCCGACTGATGTCCGAGCCCCGAAACAAAAGGCCGGGGTGGGACCTGACCCCCGGATGGTAGACACCCTGATGCCAGCATGATGCTGGGAAAGGTAATCTGCCACCATGCCAAGCAAGACCTACACAGAGGAGTTCAAGCGCGACGCTGTCGCCTTGTATGAGAACTCCCCAGGGGCTTCGATTCAGACCATTGCCGCTGACCTCGGGATCAACCGGGCTACCCTTCATAACTGGTTAAAGAAGTACGGGACAGGTGCGCGCACCAAAACCGGCACCGCGGAGTCGCCCTCGTCGATGTCGGTGACCGAGGCTGAGCGGATCCGCCAACTAGAACGGGAAGTCAGCCGACTGCGCGAAGAGCGTGACATCCTGCGGAAAGCAGCCAAATATTTCGCGGAAGAGACGAACTGGTGATCCGCTTCCAGTTCGTTGACGACGCCCAGAAGAACCATTCGGTTAAGCGGATATGTGAAGTCCTGAAACTCAACAGGTCCTCCTATTACAAATGGAAAAACAGCAGCTCAGCCCGGAGAAAACGACTCATATCCGACGCCATCCTCGGTGCACGGGTCACGACTGTCTTCACCGCCGAAAATGGTTGCTACGGGGCCAAACGGATCACGGCCGAACTCAAAGATCAGATAGATCATGACCCCGTGAATCACAAGCGGGTCGCCCGGATCATGCGCTCGTTGAAACTGTGTGGATACACCAAGAAACGCAAGGTCACCACCACCGTGTCCGATCAGAAGAAACCAGTGTTTCCTGACCTTGTCGGTCGGAAATTCACCGCCGACAAGCCGAACCAGCTCTACGTCGGGGACATTACCTACCTACCGATCGCGGATGGGTCGAATATGTACCTGGCCACGGTTATTGATTGTTATTCCCGCAGGTTGGTGGGTTTTTCTATCGCAGATCACATGCGCACGAGCTTGGTCCAGGATGCGCTGCTGATGGCCAAGGGCCAGCGCGGAAACCTCAAGGGTGCGATTTTTCACTCGGACCACGGCAGTGTTTATACGTCGAACGCATTCCAGGACGCCTGTAAAGACCTCGGGATTAAGCAGTCGATGGGATCAATCGGGACCAGTGCTGACAACGCCCTCGCGGAGTCCTTCAACGCAGCACTGAAGCGGGAAGTCCTCCAGGATTCCAAGACATTCATGAACCAGTTGCTCTGTCGCCGGGACGTCTTCCGCTGGTGTACCCGCTATAACACGGTGCGCCGGCATTCCTGGTGCAGATATCTCGCCCCTGCGGTGTTTGAGGAGCGTGGTCCTGCTATCCTGAAATCTGCTTCCTGATTAAATCCTTCGTGATGCTCCTATGGTGTGTCAAGCAGTTTTAAGGAATTCTTCGTAGGTTAACTTCAACTCCGATAGTCGACGCTTGCCGGTTTCAATATCGCTAATTCTTGCTGGAGCGCATCCAAGTTTCTTGGCGACTTGGGTTTGTGAAAGCCCTTTTTTCGAGCGCAGAGCTCTGAATTCATCGCTACGCAACCCACTGGATTGTCTCACAGGTCGCCCCAGACACAGCACTTGATAGATCTCTCGGACGATGGCGCGTTTTAAGCACCGCATGATTTCTTTCTTCGACAACCCTTCTTTGATTCGACGTTGAACATAGTCCCTGGTGCGTTCATCGTGACGCATCCTGACCAGGACTATGCGGTGCAGTGCTGCGTTGGCTTGGCGATCACCCCCTCTATTTAACCGGTGTCGGTTCGTCCGCCCTGAGCTCGCCGGGATAGGTGCAACGCCCCACAGATGAGCCAACGCAGCCTGTGATCGGATCCGTTGTGGATTCTCACCGAGGCTCACCAGCAATTCTGCGGCAGTAACAGCCCTGCAGCCGAAAATTTGTGTCATCGCGGGATTGATGACCTCGACCAGATCGGTGATCTTGTTATCGAGTTCATCGCATTGCGCCCGCAGCATGTTGTAGGTGGTAGCCAAGCTCTTCAAACTGGTTAAGGTGCCATTGACGGGATCAGTGACATCTGCGGGTGGGCGGCACCGCGACAATGTCATAACCAGGGTGGTGGTCGTCATCGTCGCATAACGCTGCCGAACAGTCACGGGGGCCGTGACCAGCAGAGACTTGATGAGAGTCAATAGTTTTGCCGCCGTGGCGACCAGTTGATGGCGGGTAATCTGGAGCATGCGCAGTGACTCCACTGGCCCGGTGGTGTCTTTCGGGATGCTGAGTGCTTGACCGGTGAGCACCTGCCGGGCGGCGGCGAGTGCATCAACAGGGTCTGATTTGCCATCCCGGCGTCGAAGGGCACGGGTAGGACGCAAAACCTCGAAAACTACATGTCCATGGCCAATAAGATGCCGGGTCAGACCAGCTCCGTAGGAGTTAGTACCTTCTATCCCCGCAGCTACGACGCTGTAAGCTGAGAGGAACTCGGTGACCTGCTGGTATCCGTTGCTGGTGGTGGGAAAGGTATCGGTCGCCAGATGTTTACCAGTCTCGGTCACGATGGCCACGGTGTGGGTATCGGTGTGCGTATCGATGCCGGCTACGGGGCCAGCAAGGTCAATGGTTGGTGTGGGCATGATGTTCACGGGCTTTCTGAAGCGGTGGGACACGGGGGATCCACATATCCGGAGCTTCAGACAGACAAGACGCTGATGGGACTACTACCATGACACCTGCCAGGGTGGTCACGGAAACGGTCACGCTCCTATAAGGTCATGACCGAAACTCCGGATCGCGGTACGGGACCGGAACTACTCCGAAAGACAGATCACGAGCAAGGCACACAGTGTGGCCAGTCCACTTTGGGGTCATTTCGGATGGCTCCGATCCCGTACTCCCATTATCAGCGTCCACTTTCCGGGGGTCGGGCCCGTGGAACGATCCGTTCAAATCGCCTACAGCCGCATCCTGGGGGTGCTGGAAATGGAAGGCCCCTTCCACAGCATCGACCAGATTGAGGACATCGTTGCTGATCAGGTCCATGAGATCAACTACGACATCGTCCGGGTAGATGGGACACGCAGGAACGAGCAATTCCAGGCTGAAGAACGCCACCTGCTGATCCCACTGCCGGATCAGGACTACACCTCCTATGAGTGGAAGGAGCTAAAAGTCCAGCGCAACTACCATATTTCCTGCGATAAGCAGTACTACTCGGTGCCCTGGAAACTTGTGGGATCCACCGTCAAAGCCCGGTTATCCAACACCGACATCACGGTCTTTGCCGGAGATCAGGTTGTGGCTACGCACCGTCGACTCCATGGGCGCTTCGGGCAATATTCCACCCACGCCGATCATGTCCCACCAGCACACCTGGATACTGCAGAGTTGTGGAGTGACCAGTGGTTTATCAACCAGGCACGCCTGGTTGGTCCCGCGACCACCACGGTGATCGAGATGATGATCAATCGGCACGCCCATCATGCCCATGGCTGGTTGGACTGCCAAAACATCCTGAAAACGCTGGGCGGGAAAAGCCGCAGCGGGTTGGAACAGGCCTGCCAAGAGCTTCTTGATGCTGATCTGTACCCGACGTATTCGGTGATCAAAAAGCTGCAGTCATCGATTATCACCAACCGCGATACCCACAAACGCAGCGTTGCTGGATCTGCGCCGACGCCGGCTCCTGATCTGGTGAAACCACAACCAGTCCAGGATCTGGATACGGGTGTGTTTCTGCGCTCATCCAGCGCCTATGAGGTCGATGATATTCCGTCTTTGTCTTTTGATGATGAGCAGGAGGGCAACCAGTGACACTGTTTAATGATGATGATCACGCGTTGTTTCGCAGTCTGCGGGCCAGTAGCTTGGCTAGGGCCTTTGAAGAGATCGTCACCGCCAACATCGATGACGATAATCCTGATGTGCTAACCCCGGAGGAGGCGTTTCGGTTGGCTGGCCAGCAGGTGGCCAGGGATCGAGAGGCTAAACGTATTTCCGAGGCGATTAGGAAAGCGAGGTTTCCTATTATGGATGCCTCGATCGCGGAAATTCGCTATGAACAGGGTCGAAATCTTAATCCGATGACGATGAAGCGTCTGGGTAATCATGATTGGGGTGCAGATCCGACCAACTTGTTGATCTTGTCGCCGACGGGGTC
Proteins encoded:
- a CDS encoding DDE-type integrase/transposase/recombinase; translation: MASTRDIITAVLFGDSYTTISTRLKCSRRDISAAHKLIDAHQITLHSLSQITDEELEEWKNPLRGLPQESKYLAPDFATTLHRLKTNPHHTLLLDWRYYLVEAGSAAKQPYSYSHYCQRFHAYVDAHDLYRTLHHQPGRTMQVDWAGDTIKITDRITGQARKVHFFTAVLPYSSMMYVHPSFTMDIKAWLNCHIAALRYFGGAPFVLVPDNDTAAIYRPKKNDPARAVSAEYEALAKFYNTAVMPTDVRAPKQKAGVGPDPRMVDTLMPA
- a CDS encoding IS3 family transposase (programmed frameshift) is translated as MPSKTYTEEFKRDAVALYENSPGASIQTIAADLGINRATLHNWLKKYGTGARTKTGTAESPSSMSVTEAERIRQLEREVSRLREERDILRKAAKYFAEGDELVIRFQFVDDAQKNHSVKRICEVLKLNRSSYYKWKNSSSARRKRLISDAILGARVTTVFTAENGCYGAKRITAELKDQIDHDPVNHKRVARIMRSLKLCGYTKKRKVTTTVSDQKKPVFPDLVGRKFTADKPNQLYVGDITYLPIADGSNMYLATVIDCYSRRLVGFSIADHMRTSLVQDALLMAKGQRGNLKGAIFHSDHGSVYTSNAFQDACKDLGIKQSMGSIGTSADNALAESFNAALKREVLQDSKTFMNQLLCRRDVFRWCTRYNTVRRHSWCRYLAPAVFEERGPAILKSAS
- a CDS encoding IS110 family transposase; the encoded protein is MPTPTIDLAGPVAGIDTHTDTHTVAIVTETGKHLATDTFPTTSNGYQQVTEFLSAYSVVAAGIEGTNSYGAGLTRHLIGHGHVVFEVLRPTRALRRRDGKSDPVDALAAARQVLTGQALSIPKDTTGPVESLRMLQITRHQLVATAAKLLTLIKSLLVTAPVTVRQRYATMTTTTLVMTLSRCRPPADVTDPVNGTLTSLKSLATTYNMLRAQCDELDNKITDLVEVINPAMTQIFGCRAVTAAELLVSLGENPQRIRSQAALAHLWGVAPIPASSGRTNRHRLNRGGDRQANAALHRIVLVRMRHDERTRDYVQRRIKEGLSKKEIMRCLKRAIVREIYQVLCLGRPVRQSSGLRSDEFRALRSKKGLSQTQVAKKLGCAPARISDIETGKRRLSELKLTYEEFLKTA
- a CDS encoding Mu transposase domain-containing protein, which produces MERSVQIAYSRILGVLEMEGPFHSIDQIEDIVADQVHEINYDIVRVDGTRRNEQFQAEERHLLIPLPDQDYTSYEWKELKVQRNYHISCDKQYYSVPWKLVGSTVKARLSNTDITVFAGDQVVATHRRLHGRFGQYSTHADHVPPAHLDTAELWSDQWFINQARLVGPATTTVIEMMINRHAHHAHGWLDCQNILKTLGGKSRSGLEQACQELLDADLYPTYSVIKKLQSSIITNRDTHKRSVAGSAPTPAPDLVKPQPVQDLDTGVFLRSSSAYEVDDIPSLSFDDEQEGNQ
- a CDS encoding ATP-binding protein, coding for MTLFNDDDHALFRSLRASSLARAFEEIVTANIDDDNPDVLTPEEAFRLAGQQVARDREAKRISEAIRKARFPIMDASIAEIRYEQGRNLNPMTMKRLGNHDWGADPTNLLILSPTGSGKTYLTCAVGISACHNGYSVAYWRMDDLARRLAVTRIDTLEHEDMLAGLFGVDVLILDDFLTVGVDERTASDLFAIGPDPRLVDT